One genomic window of Nakamurella panacisegetis includes the following:
- a CDS encoding P-loop NTPase: protein MPATAAELTAAVRTALAAVKDPEIRRPITDLGMVDRVDVSDNGIVELTVLLTIAACPLRDKLTEDVTSAVRAVPGVSEVRLTLGVMTDAQRTALRDGLKGGATKDIPFARAESRTRVYAIASGKGGVGKSTVTVNLAAALAAKGLAVGVLDADVYGFSIPRMLGVTGRPTRIGEMILPPEAHGVKVISVGMFVDGNTPVVWRGPMLHRALQQFLADVFWGDLDVLLLDLPPGTGDIAISTAQLIPTTEILVVTTPQVAAAEVAERAGSIALQTRQRIAGVVENMTAMTLPDGTVLDLFGSGGGQVVADSLGRVTGTTVPLMGQIPLQVSLRAAGDAGVPLVISDPTSPAAVALQRVADDLAARQRPLVGVSLGIAPARR from the coding sequence ATGCCCGCCACCGCCGCTGAACTCACCGCCGCCGTCCGCACCGCTCTGGCCGCCGTGAAGGATCCGGAGATCCGCCGCCCGATCACCGATCTGGGGATGGTCGACCGGGTCGACGTCAGTGACAACGGCATCGTGGAACTCACCGTCCTGCTGACCATCGCCGCCTGCCCGCTGCGCGACAAACTCACCGAGGACGTCACCTCCGCCGTACGGGCCGTCCCCGGGGTCTCCGAGGTCCGTCTGACGCTCGGCGTGATGACCGATGCGCAACGGACCGCCCTGCGCGACGGGCTCAAAGGCGGCGCCACCAAGGACATCCCGTTCGCCCGCGCGGAATCACGAACCCGCGTCTACGCCATCGCGTCGGGCAAGGGCGGTGTCGGCAAGTCCACCGTCACGGTCAACCTGGCCGCGGCATTGGCGGCCAAGGGACTGGCCGTCGGAGTCCTGGACGCGGACGTCTACGGCTTCTCCATCCCGCGGATGCTCGGCGTCACCGGGCGGCCGACGCGGATCGGCGAGATGATCCTGCCCCCGGAGGCCCATGGGGTGAAGGTGATCAGTGTCGGCATGTTCGTCGACGGCAACACCCCGGTGGTCTGGCGTGGGCCCATGTTGCACCGTGCGCTGCAGCAGTTCCTGGCCGACGTGTTCTGGGGTGACCTGGATGTGCTGCTGCTCGATCTGCCGCCGGGCACCGGCGACATCGCCATCTCCACCGCTCAGCTGATCCCGACGACCGAGATCCTGGTCGTCACCACCCCACAGGTGGCAGCAGCCGAGGTGGCCGAACGGGCCGGCTCGATCGCGCTGCAGACCCGCCAGCGCATCGCCGGCGTGGTGGAGAACATGACCGCGATGACGTTGCCCGACGGCACCGTGCTCGACCTCTTCGGCTCCGGGGGCGGTCAGGTCGTCGCCGACTCGCTTGGCCGGGTCACCGGCACCACCGTCCCCTTGATGGGGCAGATTCCGCTGCAGGTCTCGCTGCGGGCGGCCGGCGACGCCGGCGTTCCGCTGGTGATCTCGGACCCGACCTCGCCGGCCGCCGTGGCGTTGCAGCGCGTCGCCGACGACCTGGCCGCCCGTCAGCGCCCACTGGTCGGGGTCTCGCTCGGGATCGCCCCGGCTCGACGCTGA
- the tatB gene encoding Sec-independent protein translocase protein TatB has translation MSWAEIAIILVVGMFVLGPERIPVAVKWVSSTLRSVRSMAAGAQEQLRGEFGPEIDELRRQIADLQSLKEIQELRSLRDLNPRSMITKNLLGEEFSGGVSGFLGLNGIKDALNATGSGAAPESPGEPPPGQAAAVPAVTVNQPGARPEPVHLVKDVPPATAEPVHVNDPNANAAAPVSFDVDAT, from the coding sequence GGCAGAGATCGCCATCATCCTCGTCGTCGGGATGTTCGTACTGGGCCCGGAGCGGATCCCGGTCGCCGTCAAGTGGGTCAGCAGCACCCTCCGGTCGGTCCGCAGCATGGCGGCCGGCGCACAGGAGCAGTTGCGGGGCGAATTCGGTCCGGAGATCGACGAACTACGCCGACAGATCGCCGATCTGCAGTCGCTCAAGGAGATCCAGGAACTGCGGAGCCTGCGCGACCTGAACCCCCGCAGCATGATCACCAAGAACCTGCTCGGCGAGGAGTTCTCCGGCGGAGTGTCGGGCTTCCTCGGGCTCAACGGCATCAAGGATGCCCTGAACGCCACCGGTTCCGGCGCCGCCCCGGAGTCGCCGGGAGAGCCGCCGCCCGGCCAGGCGGCCGCCGTCCCGGCGGTCACGGTGAACCAACCGGGCGCCCGCCCGGAGCCGGTCCACCTGGTCAAGGACGTTCCGCCCGCGACCGCCGAGCCGGTCCACGTCAACGACCCGAACGCGAACGCCGCCGCGCCGGTGTCGTTCGACGTGGATGCCACCTGA